A single window of Maylandia zebra isolate NMK-2024a linkage group LG2, Mzebra_GT3a, whole genome shotgun sequence DNA harbors:
- the cabp2b gene encoding calcium-binding protein 2 isoform X1, with amino-acid sequence MSAPSERSAKQVQAAIKKKVEKQKKRTNDQGGGGGDAQAAARNQKSKLPPMTAAEAGEDSEALEEQLEELMEGPRRREKEKEEEPVDLLPIVDSVFGQDRELRPEEIEELREAFVEFDKNKDGYISHKDLGECMRTMGYMPTEMELIELSQQICGGKVDFEDFVELMGPKMLAETADMIGVKELRDAFKEFDSNGDGQISLMELREAMKKLMGEQVTNREINEILKDADLNGDGLVDFEEFVRMMSR; translated from the exons ATGAGCGCGCCATCAGAGAGGAGCGCAAAACAG GTGCAGGCTGCTATCAAGAAGAAGGTGGAGAAGCAAAAGAAGCGAACCAACGACCAGGGCGGGGGTGGCGGAGACGCTCAAGCTGCTGCTCGCAATCAAAAATCCAAATTACCCCCGATGACGGCAGCAGAGGCGGGTGAGGACAGCGAAGCGCTGGAGGAACAGCTGGAGGAGTTGATGGAGGGACCGCggaggagagagaaggagaaggaagaggagCCCGTCGACCTGCTGCCCATAGTGGACTCGGTGTTTGGACAG GACAGAGAGCTGCGGCCAGAGGAGATCGAAG AGCTCCGTGAGGCATTTGTGGAGTTTGATAAGAATAAAGATGGCTACATCAGTCACAAAGACCTGGGCGAGTGTATGAGGACTATGGGATACATGCCCACAGAGATGGAGCTCATTGAACTGAGCCAGCAGATCT gtggcGGTAAAGTGGACTTTGAGGACTTTGTAGAGCTGATGGGACCCAAGATGCTGGCAGAGACAGCTGACATGATCGGAGTCAAAGAATTGCGAGACGCATTCAAAGAG TTTGACTCTAATGGTGATGGCCAGATCAGTTTAATGGAGCTGCGTGAGGCCATGAAGAAGCTGATGGGAGAACAAGTGACTAACAGAGAGATCAACGAGATCCTCAAAGACGCTGACCTGAACGGAGATGGCCTGGTGGACTTTGAAG AGTTTGTGCGAATGATGTCCCGCTGA
- the cryba1l1 gene encoding crystallin, beta A1, like 1, which translates to MYRTTRSPMIQPLVTSGMGMAPFFKVTVFEQEHFQGKCLEFTSECCNIQECGLDNIRSIRVESGAWVGFEHHDFQGQQFIMERGEYPHWDAYSGSISYHVERLMSLRPIYCASHQSSRMLIFEKENFLGRSVEICDDYPSLQAMGWMMPEVGSMHVQCGAFVCYQYPGYRGQQYIMECERHSGDYQHWRNWGSHCQTPQIQSIRRIQH; encoded by the exons ATGTACAGAACTACAAGGTCCCCAATGATCCAGCCCCTGGTTACCTCAGGAATGGGCATGGCTCCTTTCTTCAAG GTGACCGTGTTTGAGCAGGAGCACTTCCAGGGCAAGTGCCTGGAGTTCACCTCCGAGTGCTGCAACATCCAGGAGTGCGGACTGGACAACATCCGCTCCATCAGGGTGGAGAGCGGAGC CTGGGTGGGTTTCGAGCACCACGACTTCCAGGGCCAGCAGTTCATCATGGAGAGAGGAGAGTACCCCCACTGGGACGCTTACAGCGGCTCCATCTCCTACCACGTGGAGCGCCTCATGTCTCTGCGCCCCATCTATTGCGCC TCCCACCAGAGCAGTCGCATGCTCATTTTTGAGAAGGAGAACTTCTTGGGTCGCAGCGTGGAGATCTGTGATGACTACCCTTCTCTGCAGGCCATGGGATGGATGATGCCTGAAGTCGGCTCCATGCACGTGCAGTGTGGCGC CTTTGTCTGCTACCAGTACCCTGGCTACAGAGGCCAGCAGTACATCATGGAGTGTGAGAGACACAGTGGAGACTACCAGCACTGGAGGAACTGGGGCTCCCACTGTCAGACCCCCCAGATCCAGTCCATCAGGCGCATCCAGCACTGA
- the cabp2b gene encoding calcium-binding protein 2 isoform X3 — translation MGNKPSLNDKMKKDRELRPEEIEELREAFVEFDKNKDGYISHKDLGECMRTMGYMPTEMELIELSQQICGGKVDFEDFVELMGPKMLAETADMIGVKELRDAFKEFDSNGDGQISLMELREAMKKLMGEQVTNREINEILKDADLNGDGLVDFEEFVRMMSR, via the exons ATGGGGAACAAACCATCTCTGAACGATAAAATGAAGAAG GACAGAGAGCTGCGGCCAGAGGAGATCGAAG AGCTCCGTGAGGCATTTGTGGAGTTTGATAAGAATAAAGATGGCTACATCAGTCACAAAGACCTGGGCGAGTGTATGAGGACTATGGGATACATGCCCACAGAGATGGAGCTCATTGAACTGAGCCAGCAGATCT gtggcGGTAAAGTGGACTTTGAGGACTTTGTAGAGCTGATGGGACCCAAGATGCTGGCAGAGACAGCTGACATGATCGGAGTCAAAGAATTGCGAGACGCATTCAAAGAG TTTGACTCTAATGGTGATGGCCAGATCAGTTTAATGGAGCTGCGTGAGGCCATGAAGAAGCTGATGGGAGAACAAGTGACTAACAGAGAGATCAACGAGATCCTCAAAGACGCTGACCTGAACGGAGATGGCCTGGTGGACTTTGAAG AGTTTGTGCGAATGATGTCCCGCTGA
- the cabp2b gene encoding calcium-binding protein 2 isoform X2, which produces MGNKPSLNDKMKKRVIHWRFHRKVRAMSQQLEGDEDLDVEDKPFKESLGALVKNCNMLHNIVGPACIFLKQGFARTLDRELRPEEIEELREAFVEFDKNKDGYISHKDLGECMRTMGYMPTEMELIELSQQICGGKVDFEDFVELMGPKMLAETADMIGVKELRDAFKEFDSNGDGQISLMELREAMKKLMGEQVTNREINEILKDADLNGDGLVDFEEFVRMMSR; this is translated from the exons ATGGGGAACAAACCATCTCTGAACGATAAAATGAAGAAG CGGGTGATACACTGGCGCTTCCATCGTAAGGTGAGGGCAATGAGCCAGCAGCTGGAGGGAGATGAGGATTTGGATGTAGAAGATAAACCGTTCAAGGAGTCCCTCGGTGCGCTGGTGAAGAACTGCAACATGCTGCACAACATCGTGGGCCCGGCCTGCATCTTCCTTAAACAGGGCTTTGCTAGGACGCTC GACAGAGAGCTGCGGCCAGAGGAGATCGAAG AGCTCCGTGAGGCATTTGTGGAGTTTGATAAGAATAAAGATGGCTACATCAGTCACAAAGACCTGGGCGAGTGTATGAGGACTATGGGATACATGCCCACAGAGATGGAGCTCATTGAACTGAGCCAGCAGATCT gtggcGGTAAAGTGGACTTTGAGGACTTTGTAGAGCTGATGGGACCCAAGATGCTGGCAGAGACAGCTGACATGATCGGAGTCAAAGAATTGCGAGACGCATTCAAAGAG TTTGACTCTAATGGTGATGGCCAGATCAGTTTAATGGAGCTGCGTGAGGCCATGAAGAAGCTGATGGGAGAACAAGTGACTAACAGAGAGATCAACGAGATCCTCAAAGACGCTGACCTGAACGGAGATGGCCTGGTGGACTTTGAAG AGTTTGTGCGAATGATGTCCCGCTGA
- the LOC101482390 gene encoding beta-crystallin B1: MSSGDKSKTSSQTDGKAAQSKKSEMGMMSYKMYVFDQENFQGRMIEISNECMNVCEMGMDRVRSLRVECGPFVGFEQMNFCGEMYILEKGEYPRWDSWSNCQKNDYLLSFRPVRMDPEKHKICLYEVGEFKGRKMEIMDDDVPSLFSYGFTDRVGSIIVSCGTFVGYQFPGYRGSQYLLEKGEYRHFNEYGARHPQFQSVRRIRDMQWHQQGCYTMASK, translated from the exons ATGTCCAGCGGAGATAAATCCAAGACTTCCTCCCAGACTGACGGAAAGGCTGCCCAGAGCAAGAAGTCTGAGATGGGAATGATGTCCTACAAG ATGTACGTGTTCGACCAGGAGAACTTCCAGGGTCGCATGATCGAAATCAGCAATGagtgcatgaatgtgtgtgagatGGGCATGGACCGCGTGCGCTCCCTGCGTGTTGAATGTGGACC CTTCGTGGGCTTCGAGCAGATGAACTTCTGCGGTGAGATGTACATCCTGGAGAAGGGAGAGTATCCCCGCTGGGACTCCTGGAGCAACTGCCAGAAGAACGATTACCTGCTGTCCTTCAGGCCCGTCAGAATG GACCCCGAGAAGCACAAGATCTGCCTGTATGAGGTTGGAGAGTTCAAGGGCCGCAAGATGGAGATCATGGACGATGACGTCCCCAGCCTGTTCTCCTATGGCTTCACCGACAGAGTGGGCAGCATCATTGTCAGCTGTGGAAC CTTTGTGGGATACCAGTTCCCTGGATACCGTGGCAGCCAGTACCTGCTGGAGAAGGGCGAATACAGGCACTTCAATGAATATGGCGCCCGCCATCCTCAGTTCCAGTCTGTGAGGCGTATCCGTGACATGCAGTGGCACCAACAGGGCTGCTACACCATGGCCAGCAAGTGA